The Argiope bruennichi chromosome 9, qqArgBrue1.1, whole genome shotgun sequence genome contains a region encoding:
- the LOC129984009 gene encoding E3 ubiquitin-protein ligase KCMF1-like — MSRHEGVSCDSCLKGNFRGKRYKCLVCYDYDLCATCYEAGASTTRHNADHPMQCILTRSDFDLYYGGETASVEHPQSFTCPFCGRMGLTETALTEHVSAEHSESSAEIVCPVCASQPGGEPNHMTDDFSAHLALDHRNRDIQDEPTSSRHTRRIPHAGRGMSSNRARRSQMQFTSAGGLASLSPNSRDSMDPIAELLSQLSSVRRSNLAQTNTTSQLQQLQMQLQMERQQAQMARQQLERLPRRQAATTSISTSAGAGGSSALQTHFTVSLDTSSSPSSASSGPQFLLSRCTDPVITEGEQQALEIEHADRSLFVQELLLNTLGEQFDTEELDSLVKIIDLNSNGGEVNPYPDVNDNHGPRRDPISAIPEPGSHSVQQPSNSTVEEVRPTRSNPEPPAQRPNPQGRVHNRGAGNSYNNPVGRGAGSQRANTREALSSGARPVSRTTNRERGTSPTRRKALRQVDDRNKTTEPPPPH; from the exons gtGTTAGCTGTGATTCTTGTTTGAAAGGCAATTTTAGAGGGAAAAGATACAAATGCCTTGTCTGTTATGATTATGATTTATGTGCTACTTGCTATGAAGCTGGTGCCTCTACAACCCGGCATAATGCTGATCATCCTATGCAGTGTATTTTGACAAGATCAGATTTTg aTTTATATTATGGGGGTGAAACAGCATCTGTGGAACATCCTCAATCTTTTACTTGTCCTTTCTGTGGTCGAATGGGCTTAACAGAAACTGCATTAACTGAACATGTATCAGCCGAGCATTCGGAATCCTCAGCAGAAATC GTTTGTCCTGTATGTGCTTCGCAACCTGGTGGTGAACCTAATCACATGACAGATGATTTTTCTGCCCATCTTGCCCTTGATCACAGGAATAGAGatata CAAGATGAACCAACAAGTTCTCGTCATACTAGAAGGATACCTCATGCTGGAAGAGGCATGAGTAGCAATAGAGCTCGTCGCTCGCAGATGCAATTTACTTCCGCTGGTGGGTTGGCATCGCTTTCTCCAAATAGTAGGGATTCCATGGATCCTATAGCTG AACTTCTATCTCAGTTGTCATCTGTGCGACGTTCTAACCTCGCTCAAACCAACACCACTTCTCAGCTCCAGCAACTTCAGATGCAGCTGCAGATGGAACGGCAGCAAGCACAAATGGCACGTCAGCAACTGGAGCGACTCCCTCGTCGCCAGGCAGCCACTACTAGTATTTCTACTTCAGCCGGTGCAGGGGGTAGCAGTGCACTGCAGACTCATTTCACTGTCTCTCTTGACACTTCCTCTAGTCCTTCATCGGCCTCTTCTGGACCACAGTTCCTTTTATCAAG ATGCACTGATCCAGTCATCACCGAAGGTGAACAACAAGCTCTAGAAATTGAACATGCCGATCGTAGTCTTTTTGTCCAAGAACTGTTACTCAATACTCTAGGTGAACAATTTGATACTGAGGAATTGGACAGTCTTGTCAAAATTATTGATCTGAATTCGAATGGTGGAGAGGTGAACCCGTATCCAGATGTTAATGATAATCATGGTCCTAGGAGGGATCCTATAAGTGCCATACCTGAGCCTGGCTCCCATTCCGTGCAACAGCCTTCGAATTCTACTGTAGAAGAAGTACGGCCGACTCGTAGCAATCCTGAACCTCCAGCCCAACGTCCCAATCCTCAAGGTAGGGTCCATAACCGTGGTGCAGGCAATAGCTATAACAACCCGGTTGGTAGGGGAGCTGGTTCTCAACGAGCAAATACACGTGAAGCTCTTAGTAGCGGAGCTAGGCCTGTGAGTAGGACGACCAATAGGGAGCGAGGTACATCGCCTACTAGAAGAAAAGCTTTACGGCAAGTTGATGATAGAAATAAAACTACTGAGCCTCCTCCACCACACTGA